ACGTTATatggaaaaaagaaaactaaTGGGGTCTTGCAGCAATGTTGTTCAGAAAGTGCCATCAGCAAATACTGTATATAATGGATACCTTTTTTAAAAGGAATCAAGAATTCAACGAGGTCTAGTATCACACGGTACGAGACTTAGTGGATAATGGACCTGCCCCTATATCCTTCTCCACTAAAATACTAGGCTTTTGTCCATGGCAGGTTTCAAACCCGTAATGTGCGCCTTGCCTGCACATCATGCGTTGcgttttttatctcaagaccgAAATCTTGGGGATGAATGTATAGATACCTATCTGACATTTGTTTACTTAGTGAATGAAATATGGGACATCAAAATACCAGAACTACTAAATTTTCTATTTGCAACCTCAAAAAACAATGTACTACTACAGGTCCAGCTACATACCTTAATTTGGGGAATTGCCTGGTCCCAAGCCAGGAAAGTCATATGTTACCATAAAGCACTGTGTATATGGCGTTGAATGCTTCCAGAAAATGGTGGCTTGCACATAGTAGTTAATTTCAAGATAGTGCAAGAAACGCCCCGATATCAACAATGTTTTCCTAGGTGGAATTCCATTCTGTTGGGAAAAAAGAAGAAACTCTATTTGGTTTTGAACTAAATGTATTTACATGGTCCTGAATCTCAAATACGACGTAAGTATAACAGGGCCACACGAAGGATGATCACGGAGACAGAACATACCTTTAGTGGGATAGGGGGCAACCCTGCTATTCCATCATATGATTATTTACTATGATTATAAGACCTGCAGAAATATATGAGAATCTTCAGCTCCATGTCCATTCATCACAATGATCAGGGGAAATTTCTTCCACAGATGTAATCCAGCTTGCATTAGCAAGTAATAGCGATCTGCCACCAGCTTTGTCACAAGATACTTCAGAGTTGCAAGAGAACCAGATGTCAGTGTTTAATGCATGGTCAACTGATTGCGGAGCAAGTTCTCTTGGGTTTAAACTATACAAGCTGTTTTTGATCTCCTCTTGTGTTAGACCAATTGTATCTTCTCTATGAGGCAGTCTTAAAGATTGATAAGTAGATAAACCCCTCTGCAACGGGGAACTGGTTGCTGACAAGAACTTCCAGCCAAAAGTATCCAAGGCCATTGGCAAGAGGGCATCAGAATCACAATGATTCTTCTCATGATGACTGAGATATGGGACGATAGCAGTGCCGCTTGCAAATGGATCCTCAGTATTGCAATATTCCAGAAGACCTTGCTCCTCTGAGTAACATAGCAAGGGTAGATCAAACCGGTCCATTCTTGCAACTGCATAGTCCTCATGCTCAAGAATCATTCCAAAATCCTTGGAGCAGACATCAGTTGGAAAGAATTTCTGCTGAAAGCTTGTTGAACAAAAATATGGCTGCACATCAGAATATTCAGAGTTTGTAAATAAAGAGGATGAACACAATGCCAGCGCATCAAGCTTCTTTTCTGTACTCTGCTGGTAATCAACTTGCCGTGAGGTGGCTATTGGTGAATACAATTTATTCCCTCTGATAGTAGAAATGGCTAATACAGGATCATTGTCCTCTTCATTGAAATCCCAATCCAAGAAATAGTTTTGCGCTCCTCTACTTACAGGTACATATGCACTATGAAGTCTATCTGGTAGGAAATGATCAGCAAGCCCATGACGCTCAAAGGATAAGGAAGGCGATGAATCACTCTGATCCCACAAATTTATagttattttgttgtttgaaatttgACTATTATCTGCATCTTCATAGTGCAAACCAGCTTCCAAATCAAAGCCAATGGGATGAAAAGAAGAAGTGAAGTCATCCAACTCTGGGGTAACTCTCTCCTCTGGCCTACCAAAGAAATTACTGGGACAGCAATCATCCTCGCTCATCCTATATTCTGGTGCTGTAACATCTTCTATGTGCCTTGAAAGAGGTCGTGAGTTTGCATGATCTGGCTTAGCATATGCAAGTGAGCTAGTACTTGCATTTTCCCCTTTCCTGACCTGTGAATCCCAGAAACCCTGAAATTTCAACAGaagtcaagaaaaagaaaataacttaaaCTTATATGGTTGCTGAAAAAGCTAAGAGATCATACTTCATCCTCCTTCCTTCCAGGGAACAGCCGCTTGAGAAGTGCAGAAACCAAATCAAACCTGGAAACCTAAGTCAACTTGAGATGGAACTTATCAAGATACAAAAGCAACTGAAAACCTTAATATGGATGACCTTTCAGAATTGAGTTTTTCGACGTTAAGAAACAATTCATTTGCTCGCTGACAAAGTTTCTGCCTCTTTGCTGCAAAAATCCCATTACCAGAGTACTGAGTCCCTAAGAATGATAAGATGTAAATGTCTCTGAACAGATGTTTATGTTTTCGTCTAAGTCTAATCAAATGCCCGTTAACtgataaaaagaaagcaccataaccAGTTGACTGAGTTTAACAAAAACAGTCAGCTAACAATAACATAACAACAGAACACAGACAAAACAAGACACAGATATGATTCCCCACCTTATAAAAACAATGGAGCACATATTCAAACAGACAAGCTCGCATTCTTGTTTCATCATGGATAAAAAAGCCTCCTCTTGAGGTCTTGCTGCTGTGCAAAAAACTATGGCCATAAGAGTGCTAACATAAGGAACGTGGTAGATTGACCTTAATCTAGCTCGAACGACTTAAAGACTATGTTGAGAAAGAAAGAATAACAGCAAGATTCTGGTCTTAGTGTCAAGGATTCAGTAATATCATTCCCTggctatgttgctcgaactcttaaaaatgtcataaagcgtgtgttggatcctccaaaagtagtatttttggaggatccgacatgggTGCGGCACCATTTTCAGAGAGTCCATGCAAGATAGTTCCCTAGTGCttcattttccttcttttcttggataaatataaatgttcagtAATGAAGCAGCCATTCTAGTTCTTCCCCAATCCACCTCATAAGGCGATATTTACCCATGGAAAGTGAGAGGTGAGGGATGATAGTGTAATTATGCATTCAGTATCATTTTTTCAGAAAGAATTGAAAACCTGAATGATTTGATGGACCCGCAAGGGGTGACAGCTGCAAATCTGAATCTACACGAGTCACTGCAGTTGGGAGTGAAAAGTACTTAAGTTTTGTCTCCTTTGATATGCCTGCATTTTGGTGTACTGCGAAGATCGTCAAAATTAGTAATTGACCATACAGAGTCAGATGCTTGTACTACTTGTATGTGGTATAATCTGCTTCCTACCTATGACACCATCAACAGGTGAAAAGGACAGGCATTCATTACTCTGATATTTCTTTTCTGCTTGAATTGGGATTTTAAGGTCCTTATTTGGGTACTTCAGCACGTTGTATATGCTTGTTGTGTCTGCATATTCAGCATAATTAGTTAAACCCTTCAAATAGAAGGTGGttcctaaataaaataaagaaagttgaATTTGCTTAGAGTTTTTGGGGAACAAGAAAGTTTACTATTTACAAATCAAAATGCAAACCACCTGAGATACAATTACTAGGTTGAGAGATCTTTGGAAGTTTACTCCCTCTATGGAGAAGATCTGGATTGCTAGGGCCAATGTTCTTTTTCAACTTCTTGAAGAAAGCATACTCTGAAGTTTTGGGTGTATCAGCTGCACTAACGATACTATTATTTCTTACAGAATTTAGAGGGATAAAGATGAAGCAGTTAACATCTTCTGAAATAATAAACTGATTAGGACATGGGTAGTAATAAAAGGGGATCGTCAAGAAAAGAACAATCTTACAATTGGGGTTGCGAGCTGTCCGATATTTTTTGGATAATGCAACTCTTCCAGCATTTGGAAGAGGATCTGCTTCGTTATCTGGGGATGTGACCTTTTTCTCCTTGATCACATCTAACAGTGAAGTACTACAAATGTTATGAATAGTAAGGGGGGCAAAGGGTGGGTACAGGTCAAATATCAAGCACAAAATGTTAACATGATAATAAATAAGATATAGGAAAAAATGTCcaaacaaatcaaatcaaaatgcAAGAAACTAACGAAGACATACAATATCTTATACAAAGACAATGAATTAATAATATATCCATGGTAAGTCTGGCTCTCTCCATTTAATCCAAAAGCAAAACTCATATGTGGATGCTGAGTGCAGATACTTGCCAGGATCTCAAATGGTTTAGGTTCATATCATCTTACTGCTAGTAAAATACCGTCCACATGAAACACATCAATATAAAAAAGGGCAAAAAAGAGACTTCATGAATAAGGAAGAAGTTTTATAAAATCTCCTGTGCTTACATCAGAACTTCAATCAATTGAGGGTAATCAGAGAAATTTATTGTAATCACCTACAAATCAATTATATCCAATATTCATCTGGTTTGGCAGAGGAAATAAGCTACTTTCTTCTTAGAAATCTTGCTTCAAGACACATTTCTACTGCTATTAAGAGTAAGATACTGAAGCTTATACGGagccaacaacaacatacccagtgaaatcccacaagtggagtCTAGGGAGGGtggagtgtatgcagaccttaccactaccttttagaggtagagaggttgcttCTGAAAGACCCTCGGCTCGAGTATAGCAAATCATAGAAGGTATGAAAAGGAAAACGTCATAGAAAAAACAGCAACTAATAAGGAAACAGTAACCACTACAAAATAGTGCAATAACTGAAACACTAGATACTAATCGAAATCAAAAGCAAGACACTACAAGAATAAGGATAACAGTACAACAGCCGCCGCCAAGCCTATGCCCGTCGAAAAGCAATACAATACTCCACTACCTGCTAACCGTCTACCCTAATATGTGACCTCCATACCCTCCCTAAGGTCATGTCCTTGATAAGCTGAAGTTGCTCCATGTCCaatctaatcacctctccccaatacATTTCGGCCAACCTCTACCTCTCCTCGTACCTACTGTATCCAACCTCTCGCACCTCCTCACTGGGGCATCTACACTTCTCCTCtcttcacatgcccaaaccatctcaaaaaatgaaacaaataaaatccaACAAATAGGTGAAGCTACACATGCAATATGACATATACATATCAATACATCATTGCTGAAAAACAACTCAGACTCATGGTGCTGAAGGACCTCATATTGTTCACATTCTTAGTATCTCGATGTTCCGCTTAACATATTGCAGCAACGTATCAATTCTGAAAGTGCAAGCAAAATGCAGCAAGAATAAGGAAAAAGGTAGAATCTAAGACCTTCTTCATACATGGTTGGACTATGATCAATTGAGGTAGCCTTGAGTTAAACAGTTAAAATTGAAAACTTCAATGGGACTCAACCAAAGTCATTCTGTTCAATATGTATAAcctattttgtgatttgaaaagtCCACAATAACCCGCCTCTCGTAAGCTAATTCGCTCGGACTCGTGTGTCCGATACAGGTATGAATCTACTGGTTGGATCGTCCATGACCTAAATTTTAAGATTCTGGGCACAGATCCAGGTATGGATGCAAGTAGGAAGATTtggctaaaaataattcaaatatatccAGATTATGGGACATTGTGTGGGAAAGTTACAAAAGGTATTCCAAGGCAAAAATATTGATCAGAGGAGAATTCCAAAAGGAAAAAGTCTGATACATAAATTTCTATATACAAGcttatttcattttcttcaatttcatcttagcttttgttttgatacCAGATAATCATATGTATCCGTCCCGAATTTCCCTGTTGATTTTGCTAAAAGCACCCAAAATCAGTTGACCAAATTCGTTGCGGATGCCGCACCCATACCCACGTCACCGATGCCGCACCAAACGTGAAGAGTACAAGCAACTTAGCTCGTAAGAAATTATTATTGCAATTGCAACAGGTCCATTTGCCAGCATTATCTGCAGTAGCAGATCATCATACGCATGCCATTTCACAATCAATCACGCCGATATTTATAAGGTGAATCAACACATTATAAACCGGTAGCtgaaaataaaattgtagaaGAACCAAAAGACAAACACagtcattattatttcaattcaTGCAGAGACATAAGTTGTAACTATATTACTAGTGTTTGATTCAGAAACAGATCCATTTGCCAACATTTCTGCAGTAGCAGATCATCATACGCATACCATTTCACAATCAATCGCGCCAATATTTATAAGGTGGATCAACACATTATAAACCAGTAGCTGAAACTAAAATTGCAGAAGATCCAAACGAGAAACACaatcaatgatatttttttaaaaaaaaaaaaacggaaACAATTAAGTTCATTGTCAGTACCAAATCGGTCATCATCATTGAAGCCTCCAGCTGAAGAATTTAGGGTTTTAGGTGGACTTTTAACAGCGGATTTGAATCTTCGCCTCATTACGTTGAGCTGATTGTTCTGCTAAAAGTCAAATTTGACCAAGCTTTTCAAATTTGAAACCCTTTGatttataaagaagaagaaaagaagaaaaggtgGGCGCCAAATTGGTTCAATTTGCGCGGTTGGGACTTGGGCCTGTGGATTGGACTTGGACCATGTTAATTCAAGCCCAGTTATTTCTttctaaaatgaaagaaaaagaaaggaatggGAAAACAGCATAAATCCAGACAGTTTGAaacttaattacagaaaatcctgatattttgcataattattgaaaaatctGATTTTGGAtccgtcgagatacataattagctcctgatatatCCATCGAAGAtacaatttttttgattttgggtttGTCGAGAtacggaaacaacctctctactttttcagaagtagcggtatggactgcgtacattttaccctccacaaaccccacttggtgggaattcactggatttgttgttgttgttgttgttatgggtctgtcgagatacataattagcttcccaatacattcaacgaagatacataattagttgagatttttgtaaattACTTTGCAAGGGTAAGAaattgtgtaaatatgataagttaaggtgtatgtttatgttatttttccaatTTGGAACACCTTATAACCACAATTATTTATTGTTCCTAATTTACATTTTACAATTTTACTTGAGCTAAGTATCTTATCAACAATCTATCTGCCCTCGTAAGGTAAAGATGAGTTGTGTACACACTGTTTTGTTTAAGTTTTATTGTGAATTACACTAGCGTATTATTGTAgtaaaaaagaatcaaaagtgtATATtccaattaattaaaaattaaatgtatttaataaaatatcattaaaactcAAATTGAAAAAACCCAATAAATGAGGACCAAAAATGCTTTGAGCTCTGAAAGGTATATGCCTTGTTCAATTTATCAAAATGTGtataatatatattgaatgtatatatttgtgttttcaaaagtagtataataatatgtaatgtatagatattgtatgtatattgattaatgtagtattttaagtattgtatgcatatatgtgtgtgtattttcataaatagttatgtatatatattgtatgtatattgattaaagtagtatatattgtgtgtatatatatatgtttgttttcaaaagtagtataatttgtaatgtatatatgttttatgtatatttttaaaagtagtataatatgtaatctatatatgttgtatgcatattgtttaaagtagtaaatatgcagtgtatatatatgtgtatatttttaaaattaatataatatgtaatgtatatatattgtaggtATATTGATTAAAGTAGTATTTTTAGTAGTATacattgtatgtatatatgtgtgtgcataTTTTCAAAAGTAGTATAACATAAGCACAGATTAAAACAACAAATTAAGTTGTTCTAACTAATTTCTAGTCAACTATTGAATGTATGTGTGCATAATCCGTAAACTAGcattttaaatagtttatattaaaaaaaaacatgaaaaattgaattagaccttcttttttttcatatttgaatcgGTAACCAGATCATTAAACAAACCAGACCAGGTTGATTAGGGTTAGGACTGGTTAGACCGATCAAAACCTCAATTGGGATGGTGCTGGACCGTCAGTAATTATTTTACTGTTAGGTTCGAAACGGACCGACCCATTAAGTAAGTTGATCGAACCCGGGCTCGGTAATGAAAAAAATTGGGCCGGTGTCGGGTTGAGCCTGACCGGCCCGGTTGACAACCTTAGCTAAAATGCAATTAAATTAAACTTATAAATCTTGactaaaatacaagataaaataaagttCGACTACAGTTTGTGGAACTCAATAATTCTGGCTcaaattttaaaaggaaaaattacagaaactagcatccttaaaactataattacaataaatagcaacactttttaaaaattacagcCTATAGCAAAAGTAgtaatattttacccacttcatagtaatggaagaatatgtatttttcagttgtgcatatgtatttatgagtaatacatatatatatatatatatatttgtatatgtatttatatagcaacattttacttaaaatacaaaatacaatttactactttttgtaattataaaactgttgctataaaagttataattaaggttaaagagttgctatttctgaaattttcccattTTAAAATAGTCATGGGATGGCGTATTGTTGTCCAAATTGAGATCAATTAGAGCCTCACTCTCTTCATTCCATGGATTTTTCATGTCATTGCTATCAACATTCTTTATGGCAAGCCATTTGCCAAATTTTATCACCTTTCTTGACTCTTCCCTTAGCCTCTACATAAGCCAATATGTACCAAATCGAGCTACTTGATGTATTCCCAaatcttttcaatgaaatttttgaaGCCTCCATAGCCAAATCACTAAACCCTAAAATTTTCTGCAACTGATTAAGTACCTTACAAGTAATGATAGGCCAAGGTAGCAACAATGCGAAGTGTGCTCTCATGCACCTGTTGCACAAATGTAGAGTTGGATTCTATGTACTGacgatgaaaaataaatttactcAATCATATCATTACTTGTAAGGtaattacatataaatatttatagtaaagaATTAAACATCAATTGATAGCCTAATAAGTACTCCTTCCATTTTATTTTACCCGTTCCAATTGGGATGACACAGcaattaagaaaacaatgattagTGATGTAACTTTGTCATTTTGCCCTTCTTAATTGTGTCTTATtattagttccaatattgattgATGGCTAATACCAAagcaccatttatattcttaatggtgtactCTTAATGGTAATCCTCTTAaataacatttttcaagaatgttAATAACAAGGACTAATCAATTAAactaagggtataatggaaaaaaaattgtctagtcttaataagtaaaaaataacaagtaaaatgagacattaaattagaaaatttgggacggagggaataATAAAGATGCTATTAATCATCACGTTAAACTACATATTTCATAAAACTACTCGCTTCGTTTTAAAAAGAATCGTCTAGTTTGACTTGACACGtagttcaaaaaaataaataaacttttaaattgtgtggtcttaaattaaagttatgtcaaatgtattaaaaaaaattttaatcttgtagttttaaatatatcacgtggaaagttgaaattaaattattaccaaaaaaatgaaaaaagatcaTTCTTTCTAAAAAGTAAatcattttcattctttttaaaatagaaCATTTTCTTTTCCTGGTATGAAGTAAAAGTGTATCCTAATATAACAAATCTGTCATAAAGAAAACTAGATCATGACAGCTAGTGAACTAATTTAGTGTAGGCAAAAAGTGAAACTTCCTAATCAATGTACATTCATCACTACTTCAATTAATGCTTCGTCTCTTGGTTTCTACTTTCTATAAAGATTCCATGTCTTTAAGTTAATATACTAATGGAgtaataattaattgaccaaaaAAAAA
The Capsicum annuum cultivar UCD-10X-F1 chromosome 6, UCD10Xv1.1, whole genome shotgun sequence DNA segment above includes these coding regions:
- the LOC107875318 gene encoding uncharacterized protein LOC107875318 isoform X4, whose translation is MRRRFKSAVKSPPKTLNSSAGGFNDDDRFDVIKEKKVTSPDNEADPLPNAGRVALSKKYRTARNPNSDTPKTSEYAFFKKLKKNIGPSNPDLLHRGSKLPKISQPSNCISDTTSIYNVLKYPNKDLKIPIQAEKKYQSNECLSFSPVDGVIVHQNAGISKETKLKYFSLPTAVTRVDSDLQLSPLAGPSNHSGTQYSGNGIFAAKRQKLCQRANELFLNVEKLNSERFDLVSALLKRLFPGRKEDEGFWDSQVRKGENASTSSLAYAKPDHANSRPLSRHIEDVTAPEYRMSEDDCCPSNFFGRPEERVTPELDDFTSSFHPIGFDLEAGLHYEDADNSQISNNKITINLWDQSDSSPSLSFERHGLADHFLPDRLHSAYVPVSRGAQNYFLDWDFNEEDNDPVLAISTIRGNKLYSPIATSRQVDYQQSTEKKLDALALCSSSLFTNSEYSDVQPYFCSTSFQQKFFPTDVCSKDFGMILEHEDYAVARMDRFDLPLLCYSEEQGLLEYCNTEDPFASGTAIVPYLSHHEKNHCDSDALLPMALDTFGWKFLSATSSPLQRGLSTYQSLRLPHREDTIGLTQEEIKNSLYSLNPRELAPQSVDHALNTDIWFSCNSEVSCDKAGGRSLLLANASWITSVEEISPDHCDEWTWS
- the LOC107875318 gene encoding uncharacterized protein LOC107875318 isoform X5, which codes for MRRRFKSAVKSPPKTLNSSAGGFNDDDRFDVIKEKKVTSPDNEADPLPNAGRVALSKKYRTARNPNSDTPKTSEYAFFKKLKKNIGPSNPDLLHRGSKLPKISQPSNCISDTTSIYNVLKYPNKDLKIPIQAEKKYQSNECLSFSPVDGVIVHQNAGISKETKLKYFSLPTAVTRVDSDLQLSPLAGPSNHSAKRQKLCQRANELFLNVEKLNSERFDLVSALLKRLFPGRKEDEGFWDSQVRKGENASTSSLAYAKPDHANSRPLSRHIEDVTAPEYRMSEDDCCPSNFFGRPEERVTPELDDFTSSFHPIGFDLEAGLHYEDADNSQISNNKITINLWDQSDSSPSLSFERHGLADHFLPDRLHSAYVPVSRGAQNYFLDWDFNEEDNDPVLAISTIRGNKLYSPIATSRQVDYQQSTEKKLDALALCSSSLFTNSEYSDVQPYFCSTSFQQKFFPTDVCSKDFGMILEHEDYAVARMDRFDLPLLCYSEEQGLLEYCNTEDPFASGTAIVPYLSHHEKNHCDSDALLPMALDTFGWKFLSATSSPLQRGLSTYQSLRLPHREDTIGLTQEEIKNSLYSLNPRELAPQSVDHALNTDIWFSCNSEVSCDKAGGRSLLLANASWITSVEEISPDHCDEWTWS
- the LOC107875318 gene encoding uncharacterized protein LOC107875318 isoform X3: MRRRFKSAVKSPPKTLNSSAGGFNDDDRFDVIKEKKVTSPDNEADPLPNAGRVALSKKYRTARNPNCKIVLFLTIPFYYYPCPNQFIISEDVNCFIFIPLNSVRNNSIVSAADTPKTSEYAFFKKLKKNIGPSNPDLLHRGSKLPKISQPSNCISDTTSIYNVLKYPNKDLKIPIQAEKKYQSNECLSFSPVDGVIVHQNAGISKETKLKYFSLPTAVTRVDSDLQLSPLAGPSNHSAKRQKLCQRANELFLNVEKLNSERFDLVSALLKRLFPGRKEDEGFWDSQVRKGENASTSSLAYAKPDHANSRPLSRHIEDVTAPEYRMSEDDCCPSNFFGRPEERVTPELDDFTSSFHPIGFDLEAGLHYEDADNSQISNNKITINLWDQSDSSPSLSFERHGLADHFLPDRLHSAYVPVSRGAQNYFLDWDFNEEDNDPVLAISTIRGNKLYSPIATSRQVDYQQSTEKKLDALALCSSSLFTNSEYSDVQPYFCSTSFQQKFFPTDVCSKDFGMILEHEDYAVARMDRFDLPLLCYSEEQGLLEYCNTEDPFASGTAIVPYLSHHEKNHCDSDALLPMALDTFGWKFLSATSSPLQRGLSTYQSLRLPHREDTIGLTQEEIKNSLYSLNPRELAPQSVDHALNTDIWFSCNSEVSCDKAGGRSLLLANASWITSVEEISPDHCDEWTWS
- the LOC107875318 gene encoding uncharacterized protein LOC107875318 isoform X2, with translation MERARLTMDILLIHCLCIRYYVIKEKKVTSPDNEADPLPNAGRVALSKKYRTARNPNCKIVLFLTIPFYYYPCPNQFIISEDVNCFIFIPLNSVRNNSIVSAADTPKTSEYAFFKKLKKNIGPSNPDLLHRGSKLPKISQPSNCISDTTSIYNVLKYPNKDLKIPIQAEKKYQSNECLSFSPVDGVIVHQNAGISKETKLKYFSLPTAVTRVDSDLQLSPLAGPSNHSGTQYSGNGIFAAKRQKLCQRANELFLNVEKLNSERFDLVSALLKRLFPGRKEDEGFWDSQVRKGENASTSSLAYAKPDHANSRPLSRHIEDVTAPEYRMSEDDCCPSNFFGRPEERVTPELDDFTSSFHPIGFDLEAGLHYEDADNSQISNNKITINLWDQSDSSPSLSFERHGLADHFLPDRLHSAYVPVSRGAQNYFLDWDFNEEDNDPVLAISTIRGNKLYSPIATSRQVDYQQSTEKKLDALALCSSSLFTNSEYSDVQPYFCSTSFQQKFFPTDVCSKDFGMILEHEDYAVARMDRFDLPLLCYSEEQGLLEYCNTEDPFASGTAIVPYLSHHEKNHCDSDALLPMALDTFGWKFLSATSSPLQRGLSTYQSLRLPHREDTIGLTQEEIKNSLYSLNPRELAPQSVDHALNTDIWFSCNSEVSCDKAGGRSLLLANASWITSVEEISPDHCDEWTWS
- the LOC107875318 gene encoding uncharacterized protein LOC107875318 isoform X1, which produces MRRRFKSAVKSPPKTLNSSAGGFNDDDRFDVIKEKKVTSPDNEADPLPNAGRVALSKKYRTARNPNCKIVLFLTIPFYYYPCPNQFIISEDVNCFIFIPLNSVRNNSIVSAADTPKTSEYAFFKKLKKNIGPSNPDLLHRGSKLPKISQPSNCISDTTSIYNVLKYPNKDLKIPIQAEKKYQSNECLSFSPVDGVIVHQNAGISKETKLKYFSLPTAVTRVDSDLQLSPLAGPSNHSGTQYSGNGIFAAKRQKLCQRANELFLNVEKLNSERFDLVSALLKRLFPGRKEDEGFWDSQVRKGENASTSSLAYAKPDHANSRPLSRHIEDVTAPEYRMSEDDCCPSNFFGRPEERVTPELDDFTSSFHPIGFDLEAGLHYEDADNSQISNNKITINLWDQSDSSPSLSFERHGLADHFLPDRLHSAYVPVSRGAQNYFLDWDFNEEDNDPVLAISTIRGNKLYSPIATSRQVDYQQSTEKKLDALALCSSSLFTNSEYSDVQPYFCSTSFQQKFFPTDVCSKDFGMILEHEDYAVARMDRFDLPLLCYSEEQGLLEYCNTEDPFASGTAIVPYLSHHEKNHCDSDALLPMALDTFGWKFLSATSSPLQRGLSTYQSLRLPHREDTIGLTQEEIKNSLYSLNPRELAPQSVDHALNTDIWFSCNSEVSCDKAGGRSLLLANASWITSVEEISPDHCDEWTWS